The window CTTCTACAGAAAGAGATTGACATTCAATGTTGCCCAAAACTTTGGCTGAATTAATTAGTTTAACTGTTTCGGTCGCCTTAACGTTACCTTTAATTTCACCGGCAATGATAACATTTTGCGCCACAACGTCAGCCTCAATGAAAGCTCCTTCTTCCACTTTTAAATCGTTTTTGGTCGTAATTGAACCCTTGACCTGACCCCTAACGATAACATTTCCTTCACCAACAAAGTTTCCTTCCACTCTGACACCTTGACCAATAATTGTTTCCCCATCGGTTATTGGTTTTGGTTTATTTTCTTTAAACATAAAGAGACGGTTTATTGATTAATTATAAATCATAGACAATTTTTGAGCAAGAGTCAAATTGATAAAACAATTGACAGAACAGTCTAAAATAGATAAACTAAAAATATGAAGCAAGATACCAAAAAAGAAGAGCCAGTTGTTGATTATCCTTATTTAAAGAAAGATTTATTTAATGTTTTGATTGTTAGTGGAACAATTCTATTGTTGATGTTTTGTCTTTTTTTCTTAGATCAACAGACTGGTTTTATTTCAAAAATTAGTTCTCGTTTGATAGAAACTTTAATTAAATAATGTTTTTCTAAAAGCCTCTGTAGCTCAAAAGGAAAGAGCCCCGCACTCCTAAGGCGGAGATACAGGTTCGATTCCTGTCAGAGGCATAATAAAATTTAATAATATGGAAGAAAAATATTTTCATCCAGAATATTTAAATTCACGAAAAAAAATTGTCCAAGAATTAAAAGAAATGTCAGAAAAAGAGTTGCCGCTACCAGAAGAAAATTGGGGATTAATTTAGGTTCTCTCTGGTCCGGAAATTACCTTCGAGGACGAAGCAGCCGAAGGTCGATTTAACCAAACCAAACAGAGATTTTTAACTGGTCTAGAGGTCGCTAAAAGAGTAACAGCTATTCGATTGAAAAAAAAGATTGAAGAGGTTACCTTAATCGATATTAGGGAAAATGCCCCGTCCATCTATTTCAACGGTAGGAAAGAACATAATGAAT is drawn from Patescibacteria group bacterium and contains these coding sequences:
- a CDS encoding polymer-forming cytoskeletal protein — translated: MFKENKPKPITDGETIIGQGVRVEGNFVGEGNVIVRGQVKGSITTKNDLKVEEGAFIEADVVAQNVIIAGEIKGNVKATETVKLINSAKVLGNIECQSLSVEEGVVFNGQCVMGTKKIVEE